One segment of Methylotuvimicrobium sp. KM2 DNA contains the following:
- the gltX gene encoding glutamate--tRNA ligase, with product MTTKTRFAPSPTGYLHIGGARTALFSWLYSRKHGGRFVLRIEDTDLERSTQESVNAILEGMTWLGLEYDEGPFYQTHRFERYKAVIQQLLDQGDAYYCYCSKEELEQLRNEQMANKEKPRYNGKCRETPGVSEGVMPVIRFRNPDAGEVVVKDLVKGDIVVSNKELDDLIIARSDGSPTYNLSVVVDDMDMGVTHVIRGDDHINNTPRQMNILKALGAPIPEYAHLPMILGADGARLSKRHGAVSVMQYRDEGYLPEALLNYLVRLGWSHGDQEIFSLDEMIEYFELKDVNVSASAFNPEKLLWLNHQYIMNSDPAHVARHLSWHMGEQGIDPTDGPDLVELVKVQKERCKTLVEMATISRYFYKDFDEYDEKAARKNFKPESADVLQQLHDQFSGLDNWQGEALHQIVVNLAETLGLNLGKVAQPLRVAVCGTSVSPPIDMTLALLGREKTLARLARAVDFIKSLN from the coding sequence ATGACGACGAAAACACGATTTGCCCCGAGTCCGACGGGTTATCTTCATATCGGCGGCGCGCGGACCGCGCTTTTTTCTTGGTTGTATTCCCGTAAGCACGGCGGCCGTTTTGTTTTGAGGATCGAAGATACCGATCTGGAGCGTTCTACGCAAGAGTCGGTCAATGCGATTTTAGAGGGAATGACTTGGTTGGGCTTGGAATACGACGAAGGGCCTTTCTATCAGACGCACCGGTTCGAACGCTACAAAGCCGTCATACAGCAACTGCTCGACCAGGGTGACGCCTACTATTGTTATTGCAGTAAAGAAGAGCTGGAACAACTGCGTAACGAGCAGATGGCGAACAAGGAAAAGCCTCGTTATAACGGCAAATGCCGGGAAACTCCGGGCGTGTCTGAAGGCGTCATGCCCGTGATTCGATTTAGGAATCCGGATGCCGGTGAGGTGGTTGTCAAGGATTTGGTGAAAGGCGATATTGTCGTTTCGAACAAAGAATTGGATGATTTGATTATCGCACGTTCCGACGGATCGCCGACCTATAATCTCAGCGTCGTCGTCGATGATATGGATATGGGGGTGACGCATGTGATTCGCGGTGACGACCACATAAACAATACGCCGAGACAGATGAATATCTTGAAGGCGTTGGGTGCTCCGATTCCCGAATATGCACATCTGCCGATGATATTGGGCGCGGATGGCGCGAGACTATCCAAACGCCATGGCGCGGTCAGCGTGATGCAGTATCGGGATGAAGGTTATTTACCCGAAGCGCTATTGAATTATCTGGTTCGGTTGGGTTGGTCGCATGGCGATCAGGAAATTTTTAGCCTGGACGAAATGATCGAGTATTTCGAACTAAAAGACGTCAATGTGTCGGCATCGGCATTCAATCCGGAAAAGCTATTGTGGCTCAATCATCAATACATCATGAACTCGGATCCGGCTCATGTTGCGCGGCATTTGAGCTGGCACATGGGCGAGCAGGGTATCGACCCTACCGACGGACCGGATTTGGTTGAGTTAGTCAAAGTTCAGAAAGAGCGTTGCAAAACCTTGGTCGAAATGGCCACGATCAGTCGCTATTTCTACAAGGACTTCGATGAATACGATGAAAAGGCTGCAAGAAAGAATTTCAAACCGGAGAGTGCGGATGTTTTGCAACAGCTGCATGATCAATTTAGCGGGCTGGATAATTGGCAAGGAGAGGCTTTGCATCAAATTGTCGTCAATTTAGCCGAGACCTTGGGGCTGAATTTGGGTAAAGTCGCCCAGCCATTGCGAGTAGCGGTTTGCGGAACTTCGGTGTCGCCCCCGATCGATATGACATTGGCGTTGTTGGGGCGCGAAAAAACCTTGGCGCGATTAGCTCGTGCCGTGGATTTTATCAAGTCTTTAAATTAA
- a CDS encoding tetratricopeptide repeat protein, whose amino-acid sequence MIKIITIACLLILAEIGVVHAEEASAKSSVQASAEQGDALAQAKMGALYLLGRDGFEVDEQQAAGWMLKAAEQGLLEAEVVVAAMYDRGLGMSQDVKKATQWYEKAAAKGHGASLAILGKNEAPKGSVGFNYQAIRMRASKQIPNEYAKKILLKTNK is encoded by the coding sequence ATGATTAAAATAATAACGATAGCTTGCCTGTTGATTTTGGCTGAAATAGGTGTGGTTCATGCTGAAGAAGCCAGTGCCAAATCATCTGTTCAGGCTTCGGCGGAACAAGGCGATGCGCTTGCGCAAGCTAAAATGGGCGCCTTATATTTATTGGGTCGGGATGGTTTTGAAGTCGATGAGCAACAAGCCGCCGGGTGGATGCTTAAGGCGGCTGAGCAAGGTCTGCTCGAAGCTGAAGTCGTCGTTGCTGCGATGTACGATAGGGGCTTGGGTATGTCTCAAGATGTCAAAAAAGCCACGCAATGGTATGAAAAGGCCGCGGCGAAAGGTCATGGAGCTTCGTTGGCTATTCTCGGAAAGAACGAGGCGCCAAAGGGTAGTGTGGGGTTTAACTACCAGGCAATACGCATGCGGGCTTCCAAGCAAATTCCAAATGAATACGCAAAAAAGATTTTATTGAAAACGAATAAATAA
- a CDS encoding ABC transporter substrate-binding protein translates to MPTTNFSDHSSRRHFIRRLTALSLSPWLPGCESWFAQRIAIAAHAWPGYEFLFLARREKWLDNSLVDLIETTSATESLNALLDGKVDGAALTLDEVLTARASGLPLTVVLVFNISAGADMLLARPYIAKLADLKGQRIGFEQGAVGSLLLHKALDASGLSMAEITAVPLTIDAHFQAWQQQQVDALVTYEPVASRLLREGAIKLFDSRKIPDTIFDVLAFRTDRLGFSRAPAIRHLVLAHLKALEHLTKNPQDAAYRMAPRFKLSPAQVLSTYKGLVIPDRSNNQRLLLGSSPILLNSARKLSAFMYESGKLAHENDLTGLIDASYL, encoded by the coding sequence GTGCCGACAACAAACTTTTCTGATCATTCATCCCGACGGCATTTCATTCGGCGCCTTACCGCACTGAGCCTATCACCCTGGCTTCCCGGCTGCGAATCATGGTTTGCTCAACGCATTGCGATTGCCGCTCATGCTTGGCCCGGTTATGAATTTCTGTTTCTAGCCCGGCGCGAAAAATGGTTGGATAACTCGTTAGTCGATTTGATTGAAACAACTTCTGCAACCGAATCATTAAACGCACTGCTCGACGGCAAGGTTGACGGGGCGGCATTGACGCTGGACGAAGTCTTAACGGCACGCGCTTCCGGATTGCCGCTTACCGTGGTTTTGGTATTTAACATTTCAGCTGGTGCGGATATGTTGCTAGCTAGGCCATACATAGCAAAGCTAGCCGATCTCAAGGGGCAGCGCATCGGCTTTGAACAAGGCGCAGTCGGCTCGTTATTGCTGCACAAAGCCCTGGATGCCTCAGGTTTGTCAATGGCTGAAATCACAGCGGTTCCATTGACAATCGATGCCCATTTTCAAGCCTGGCAACAGCAACAAGTCGACGCCCTAGTCACTTACGAGCCGGTTGCCAGCCGTTTGTTACGCGAAGGTGCAATCAAGCTTTTCGACAGTCGAAAAATCCCCGACACTATTTTTGATGTTCTGGCTTTTCGAACCGATCGTTTGGGTTTTAGTCGAGCCCCAGCCATTCGCCATTTGGTCTTAGCCCATCTTAAAGCACTTGAGCATCTGACCAAAAACCCACAAGACGCCGCTTACCGAATGGCACCGCGCTTTAAATTATCGCCCGCTCAAGTGCTTAGTACATATAAAGGTTTAGTCATTCCCGATCGAAGCAACAATCAACGCTTACTGCTAGGGTCATCGCCGATTTTGTTAAACAGCGCGCGCAAACTTAGCGCCTTCATGTACGAATCCGGAAAACTAGCGCACGAGAATGACTTAACCGGTTTGATTGACGCCAGTTATTTATGA
- a CDS encoding Gfo/Idh/MocA family oxidoreductase, whose amino-acid sequence MNEHKKLRWGILGAARVNERLMPAIVDASNAELVAIGSRRPGAAAETLAKYAPHQQGVRAYDSPEAILDDDEIEAVYLPMANREHAEWALRAIEKGKHVLCEKPMALKVSDIEAIEAAAHRHNVTVMEGFMYRFHPQHARALDILRSGEIGEVKTVRASFSFMMKPARRYRIADSIDQGGGAMWDIGCYAIHSLRLFFDGMPESVTAVAKYIESGADTACSGVLDFGDGKYAHFDFSFERARRCEYEVIGTKGGLKCHGVWQNPGDIPVISWWTEGGRQSEEILPIADHFRLEIEHFSDCVLSGKTPALSLEDAKTNCRIIVGALQSAEDGRLIRF is encoded by the coding sequence ATGAACGAACACAAAAAATTGCGTTGGGGTATCTTAGGCGCGGCAAGGGTCAACGAGCGGCTGATGCCGGCGATTGTCGATGCGAGCAATGCCGAATTGGTGGCGATCGGCAGTCGCCGTCCCGGCGCCGCGGCGGAAACCTTGGCGAAATATGCGCCGCATCAGCAAGGTGTTCGCGCTTACGATAGCCCTGAAGCGATTCTCGATGACGATGAAATCGAAGCGGTTTATTTGCCGATGGCGAATCGTGAACATGCCGAATGGGCCTTGCGCGCGATCGAGAAGGGCAAGCATGTTTTATGCGAAAAGCCGATGGCGTTGAAGGTTTCGGATATCGAAGCGATCGAAGCTGCGGCGCATCGTCATAACGTTACTGTGATGGAAGGCTTTATGTACCGTTTTCATCCGCAGCATGCGCGGGCCTTAGATATTCTACGTTCCGGCGAGATCGGCGAGGTTAAAACGGTGCGTGCGAGTTTTTCGTTCATGATGAAACCGGCCAGAAGGTATCGGATCGCAGATAGTATCGATCAAGGCGGCGGAGCGATGTGGGATATAGGCTGTTATGCGATTCATTCGCTCAGGCTGTTTTTCGATGGAATGCCGGAGTCGGTCACTGCCGTTGCCAAATATATCGAAAGCGGCGCCGATACTGCGTGTAGCGGTGTGCTCGATTTCGGCGACGGCAAATACGCGCATTTCGATTTCAGTTTCGAACGCGCGCGGCGCTGCGAGTACGAAGTCATCGGCACAAAAGGCGGTTTGAAATGTCATGGCGTTTGGCAAAATCCGGGCGACATTCCGGTCATTTCCTGGTGGACGGAAGGAGGGCGGCAATCTGAGGAGATACTCCCTATCGCCGATCATTTCCGTTTGGAAATCGAACACTTCAGCGATTGCGTTTTGAGCGGCAAGACCCCCGCGCTTTCGCTAGAAGACGCTAAGACCAATTGTCGGATTATTGTCGGAGCGCTGCAATCGGCCGAGGATGGTCGGCTAATTCGTTTTTAA
- a CDS encoding CinA family protein encodes MARVVGLSLKERGWLLTTAESCTGGGIAQAITEIPGSSAWFDRGFVTYSNAAKIQMLGVRAETIENYGAVSAETASEMTGGALKHSQADWAIAVTGIAGPGGGTSVKPVGTVYIAWQRRGAIAEIAEKHFDGDRHQIRTKTIKTALAEWLNIDK; translated from the coding sequence TTGGCTCGCGTGGTCGGGTTGAGCTTAAAGGAACGCGGTTGGCTGCTGACAACCGCCGAATCCTGTACCGGCGGCGGAATTGCGCAAGCGATTACCGAAATACCGGGCAGTTCGGCTTGGTTCGACCGAGGCTTCGTGACTTACAGCAATGCCGCCAAAATACAAATGCTGGGTGTCCGGGCCGAGACGATCGAAAATTATGGCGCGGTTAGCGCCGAGACTGCGAGTGAGATGACAGGCGGCGCATTGAAACACAGTCAGGCCGATTGGGCAATCGCAGTGACCGGCATTGCCGGGCCTGGTGGCGGCACTTCGGTGAAACCGGTCGGCACGGTTTACATTGCATGGCAGCGGCGCGGTGCAATTGCCGAAATTGCCGAAAAGCATTTCGATGGCGATCGCCACCAAATTAGAACCAAAACAATCAAGACCGCATTGGCGGAATGGTTGAATATTGATAAGTAA
- the mutS gene encoding DNA mismatch repair protein MutS: MSIKQTSKQHTPMMQQYLRIKANHPDTLVFYRMGDFYELFFDDAKKAAQILDITLTQRGQSAGEPIPMAGIPYHAAEGYIAKLLRHSESVAICEQIGDPATSKGPVERKVVRIVTPGTVTDEALLEDRKDNLLVALHVADSKFGIAALDVTSGRFVLQQLDSADTMLSEIERLDPAELLVSEDIALLQALKQRKGICKRPPWHFEPDSARQLVLNQFNTHDLSGFGCENMPMAIAAAGCLLQYVKDTQQSALPHIQGIRVENNSEGIQLDAASRRNLELDTHPTGELRYTLFGVLDKTVTAMGSRCLRRWINRPLRDQAILQNRYSAIESLLSERLLDPVRNQLNAVGDIERISSRIALKSARPRDLIVLRNTLAVLPTLQPLLSNTDSPELIRLAEQLTEQPELSALLQQAIIDNPPVLIRDGGVIAPGYHAALDELRNLSRNADQFLLDMEEREKAATGISGLKVNYNRVHGYYIEISRLHAEKVPAHYHRKQTLKGVERYITEELKTFEDKVLSAKEKSLAFEKLLYDQLLNKLGESLTDLQQCAQGLAELDVLATFAERAETLNLTCPQLTDKPGIDIEGGRHPVVEQVSDIPFVANDLKLSPQRRMLIITGPNMGGKSTYMRQAALIVLIAHIGCYVPAKAATIGPVDKIFTRIGASDDLAGGRSTFMVEMSETANILHNATEQSLILMDEIGRGTSTFDGLSLAWACADHLAKVTKAYTLFATHYFELTTLADEQKPIHNVHLDAMEYGDKIVFLHAVKDGPASQSYGLQVASLAGVPATVIDKAKLKLQHLENNTYYQNQTESGNQQLDLFATQECHPAVCLIEELDPDNLSPRQALDTLYRLKKMVE, translated from the coding sequence ATGAGTATAAAACAAACCAGCAAGCAACACACCCCGATGATGCAGCAATATCTGCGCATCAAGGCTAACCATCCCGACACGCTCGTTTTTTACCGGATGGGCGATTTTTATGAACTTTTTTTCGACGATGCCAAAAAAGCCGCGCAGATCCTTGATATTACGCTGACGCAGCGCGGCCAGTCGGCCGGTGAACCGATTCCGATGGCCGGCATTCCGTATCATGCCGCCGAAGGCTACATCGCGAAATTGTTGCGCCACAGCGAATCTGTCGCGATTTGCGAACAAATCGGCGACCCGGCGACTTCGAAAGGACCCGTTGAGCGCAAAGTGGTGCGCATCGTTACTCCCGGCACCGTTACCGACGAAGCCTTGCTCGAAGACCGTAAGGATAATTTGCTGGTGGCGCTGCATGTTGCCGACTCCAAATTCGGTATCGCCGCTTTAGATGTGACCAGCGGACGCTTCGTATTGCAACAACTGGATTCGGCCGATACGATGTTGAGCGAAATCGAACGTCTGGACCCGGCCGAGCTATTGGTTAGCGAAGATATCGCTCTTCTACAGGCTTTGAAGCAGCGCAAGGGCATTTGCAAGCGCCCGCCTTGGCATTTCGAGCCTGACAGTGCGCGTCAACTGGTATTGAATCAATTCAACACGCACGATCTATCAGGCTTCGGTTGCGAAAATATGCCGATGGCTATTGCCGCGGCCGGCTGTCTGTTGCAATACGTCAAAGACACGCAACAAAGCGCCCTGCCCCATATTCAAGGCATTCGGGTCGAAAACAATTCCGAGGGCATTCAACTCGATGCCGCTAGCCGCCGCAATCTGGAACTGGACACGCATCCGACCGGCGAGCTGCGCTACACCTTATTCGGCGTACTCGACAAAACCGTCACAGCGATGGGCAGTCGTTGTCTGCGCCGCTGGATCAACCGACCGCTCAGAGATCAAGCTATTCTGCAAAACCGATATTCGGCAATCGAATCGCTATTGTCCGAACGGCTTTTAGATCCCGTTCGCAATCAATTGAACGCGGTCGGCGACATAGAGCGTATCAGCTCTCGCATCGCACTCAAATCGGCCAGGCCGCGCGATTTGATCGTGTTACGCAATACGCTGGCCGTTTTACCGACATTGCAGCCCTTGCTATCGAATACCGACAGTCCGGAGCTGATACGCCTGGCCGAACAACTTACCGAACAACCCGAGTTATCGGCGCTGTTGCAACAAGCCATTATCGACAACCCGCCGGTCCTAATTCGCGACGGCGGCGTCATTGCGCCCGGCTACCACGCTGCTCTCGATGAACTGCGCAACTTAAGCCGCAATGCCGATCAATTTCTGCTCGATATGGAGGAACGCGAAAAGGCCGCGACCGGTATTAGCGGCCTAAAAGTCAATTACAATCGCGTTCATGGTTACTATATTGAGATTTCGAGATTACATGCCGAGAAAGTTCCGGCACACTACCACCGTAAACAAACGCTGAAAGGCGTCGAACGCTACATTACCGAGGAATTAAAAACCTTCGAAGATAAAGTTCTGAGTGCGAAAGAAAAATCGCTGGCATTCGAAAAACTGCTATACGATCAATTGCTGAACAAGCTCGGCGAGTCATTAACCGATCTGCAGCAATGCGCGCAAGGACTAGCCGAACTGGATGTGCTGGCGACATTTGCCGAACGCGCCGAAACATTGAACTTGACTTGCCCGCAATTGACCGACAAGCCCGGCATCGATATCGAAGGCGGACGGCATCCCGTCGTCGAACAAGTCTCCGACATTCCGTTTGTCGCAAACGATCTTAAACTATCGCCTCAGCGCCGCATGCTCATCATCACCGGCCCGAATATGGGCGGTAAATCGACTTATATGCGCCAAGCGGCTTTGATCGTGTTGATTGCTCATATCGGCTGTTATGTTCCGGCCAAGGCCGCAACGATCGGCCCGGTCGATAAGATTTTCACCCGCATCGGCGCTTCGGACGACTTGGCCGGCGGGCGCTCGACTTTCATGGTTGAAATGTCGGAAACAGCCAACATTCTGCATAACGCAACCGAACAAAGTTTGATATTGATGGACGAAATCGGCCGCGGAACCAGTACTTTTGACGGTTTATCTTTGGCTTGGGCCTGTGCCGATCATTTGGCAAAAGTCACAAAGGCATATACCTTATTCGCGACGCATTATTTCGAGTTGACGACTCTAGCGGACGAGCAAAAACCGATCCATAACGTGCATCTCGACGCAATGGAGTACGGCGACAAAATCGTGTTTCTGCATGCGGTCAAGGACGGCCCGGCGAGCCAAAGTTACGGGCTGCAAGTCGCCTCACTGGCTGGTGTTCCGGCAACGGTGATCGACAAAGCCAAATTGAAATTGCAGCATCTCGAAAACAACACCTATTATCAAAATCAAACGGAATCCGGCAATCAGCAATTGGATTTATTTGCGACTCAGGAATGCCACCCGGCAGTCTGTTTGATCGAGGAGTTAGACCCGGACAACTTGAGCCCGAGGCAAGCCTTGGATACGCTGTATCGTTTAAAAAAGATGGTGGAGTGA
- a CDS encoding primosomal protein N' (replication factor Y) - superfamily II helicase, with amino-acid sequence MPKFKASLKPGVERFPCGQCGAILKYAPGTGHQACEYCGFENHIEPSAAPIQEYDLQQALRQLAQPQAETVKAQIHCDECGAGFQFDSHIHAGECPFCGTPIVTTTAQAKPIQPKSLLPFAIGEAEAKQQFQRWIAKLWFAPNVVKKYAHSDTKLTGVYLPYWTFDSDTETDYVGERGDVYYVTVPVQVVRNNRTVTVMRRVPKIRWTPVSGRVRRFFDDVLVGASKSLPRKILDALQPWDLYNLMSYDEKYLSGFRSEYYQVELDEGFDAAKQIMDSVIYRDIARNIGGDHQRIHQARTRHDKTTYKHCLLPVWSAAFRYRDKFYRFVINGRTGKVQGERPYSWWKIGFAVLAALLTAAGIYYYLDASGMLQNIQQSVYYVAPYHQQW; translated from the coding sequence GTGCCAAAATTTAAGGCGTCTTTAAAACCCGGTGTCGAGCGGTTTCCGTGTGGGCAGTGCGGCGCGATTTTGAAATATGCGCCCGGTACCGGGCATCAGGCCTGCGAGTATTGCGGATTCGAAAATCATATCGAGCCAAGCGCCGCGCCGATTCAGGAATATGACCTGCAGCAAGCTTTGCGGCAGTTGGCTCAACCACAGGCTGAGACGGTTAAGGCACAGATTCATTGCGATGAATGCGGTGCCGGGTTTCAGTTCGATAGTCACATTCATGCCGGCGAATGCCCTTTTTGCGGAACGCCGATCGTGACTACGACGGCGCAAGCAAAACCGATTCAGCCGAAATCGCTGCTGCCGTTTGCAATCGGCGAAGCTGAAGCTAAACAGCAGTTTCAACGCTGGATCGCGAAGCTATGGTTCGCGCCGAATGTAGTTAAAAAATATGCCCATAGCGATACCAAGCTAACCGGAGTCTATTTGCCTTATTGGACCTTCGATAGCGACACCGAGACCGATTATGTCGGTGAGCGAGGCGATGTCTATTACGTCACGGTACCGGTTCAAGTGGTACGAAATAACCGTACCGTTACCGTTATGCGACGAGTGCCGAAGATACGCTGGACGCCGGTTTCGGGTCGCGTACGGCGTTTTTTCGACGATGTGTTGGTGGGCGCGAGCAAATCGCTGCCGCGCAAGATTCTGGATGCCTTGCAGCCTTGGGATCTCTACAACCTGATGTCTTACGACGAAAAATATTTGAGCGGTTTTCGTAGCGAATATTATCAGGTCGAGCTCGATGAAGGCTTCGATGCGGCCAAGCAAATCATGGATAGCGTGATTTACCGGGATATCGCGCGCAACATCGGCGGCGATCATCAGCGTATCCATCAGGCAAGAACGAGGCACGACAAAACGACTTATAAGCATTGTTTGCTTCCGGTCTGGTCGGCCGCGTTTCGCTATCGGGATAAATTTTATCGTTTTGTAATCAACGGTCGTACCGGTAAAGTGCAAGGCGAGCGGCCTTATAGTTGGTGGAAAATAGGCTTTGCGGTGCTAGCCGCGCTGCTGACGGCTGCCGGTATTTATTATTATCTCGATGCCAGCGGCATGCTGCAGAATATTCAGCAAAGTGTTTATTATGTTGCGCCTTATCATCAACAATGGTGA
- a CDS encoding SPFH domain-containing protein — MGFWNKLFGEFVDVIEWTDSSSDTMVYRFERYGNEIKYGAMLTVRESQTAILVSEGRVADFYEPGLYQLETRNMPILTTLESWPHGFKSPFKAEVYFFNMRCFTDLKWGTKNPIMLRDKEFGPLRLRAFGTYSVRIKEPLAFIKEIVGTDGHFRTEDISSQLRNLIVSRFSDIIGESGIPALDLAANYDELGAYITERIAPEFSEYGLEVLQLLVENISLPPEVEKALDKRTSMGIIGDLHRYTQFQAAEAMAAAAQNPSGGASEGIGMGMGFAVARELGKSLSEQPSPQQATPPPIPTSTVYFVAIDGHQEGPYALKVIEQKVRSGEINRDTLVWSAGMAEWKPVGQVPEFSVAFAHVPPPLPG; from the coding sequence ATGGGTTTTTGGAACAAACTGTTCGGCGAATTCGTCGATGTGATCGAATGGACCGACAGTTCCAGTGATACGATGGTATATCGCTTCGAGCGCTATGGGAATGAAATCAAATACGGCGCAATGCTGACCGTTCGCGAGTCGCAGACGGCGATATTAGTCAGTGAAGGACGCGTGGCCGATTTTTACGAGCCGGGTTTATATCAGCTCGAAACCCGTAATATGCCGATTTTGACCACCCTCGAAAGCTGGCCGCACGGTTTCAAAAGCCCGTTCAAGGCCGAGGTCTATTTTTTCAACATGCGCTGCTTCACCGATTTGAAATGGGGCACGAAGAATCCGATCATGTTGCGCGACAAGGAATTCGGTCCATTGCGGTTACGCGCGTTCGGCACCTATTCGGTCAGAATCAAGGAACCTTTAGCTTTCATTAAGGAAATCGTCGGGACCGATGGGCACTTCCGTACCGAAGATATCAGTTCGCAATTACGTAATCTGATCGTTTCTCGCTTCTCGGACATCATCGGCGAATCAGGCATTCCAGCCTTGGATCTGGCCGCGAATTACGACGAACTTGGCGCGTACATTACCGAACGCATTGCACCCGAATTTTCCGAATACGGGCTCGAAGTGCTGCAGCTATTGGTTGAAAACATTTCATTGCCGCCCGAAGTCGAAAAGGCGCTCGACAAACGCACCAGTATGGGCATCATCGGCGATCTTCACCGCTACACGCAATTTCAAGCCGCCGAAGCGATGGCCGCGGCCGCGCAAAATCCTTCCGGCGGCGCTTCCGAAGGCATCGGGATGGGCATGGGTTTCGCGGTCGCGCGCGAATTGGGTAAGTCGCTCTCCGAACAACCTTCTCCTCAGCAAGCTACCCCGCCGCCGATTCCGACTTCGACGGTCTATTTCGTTGCGATAGACGGACATCAGGAAGGCCCCTACGCGCTAAAAGTCATCGAGCAAAAAGTCCGCAGCGGCGAAATCAATCGCGACACCTTGGTTTGGAGCGCTGGGATGGCGGAATGGAAGCCGGTCGGTCAAGTGCCTGAGTTTTCCGTAGCGTTTGCTCATGTGCCTCCGCCGTTGCCGGGTTGA